CTGCGCAGACGTTCCTGGACTGCCTCTGGAAACTGGGCGATGTACTCGTCGATGGTTTTGTAGGCGGGCTTGTTTGCGTCCATGATTGCTTCTCCAAAGTGGGGTACATCACAGCTTATCGAGCGTGTAATGGGCTGCCGGATGTAAAACGAGCGGCCCGGAAAAATCCGAGCCGCCCCATTCGTGCGCTGTGGAAAAGGTGCTACTTCTTGGGGGTGTCTTCTTCGCGCACCACTTCGATCTTTACGTGGGCGACAAGCGCGGCCAGCGCACCGAGGGCGGCCATTACCGGCGCACCCAGCGCCAGGATGCTGCCTGCCACCACGCCCACGGTCAGCGGAATCTCGATCAGATACTTGCCGTTTTCATCCTTGATGATCAGGCGGCGGACATTGCCTTCCTGGACGAGTTCCTTCACCCGGTCGAGGAGCTGGCGCCCTTCGACCTCGATCTCTTCCCGGTACTTGCGGCTGCCTTCTTTGGCCTGGTTGTAGGTGTCCTGTGCCTTGTCGCGGGCCTGACCGGCAGCGTCACGCACCTGACCGGCGGCGTCTTCAGCGCGATCTTTCGCCTCGCCGAGCGCGTCCTCGACTTTGTCGCGGGCGTCTTCCAGATTATTCTTGTCGCTCATGAACAGCACTCCTTCTACTACCGCTAAAGCCTTGAGAGCATAGTCGATATATCTAACAGTACGAAGCACGTTCATTATCGTTGCTCCGCTACGTTGTCATTCTCCGTAGATCGTATCATAGAACATGGGCAATGCCTCATGCGGCTGAGCGGAAACCGTCACGGCACGGGCGAGCAGCGCTCTTGCCTGCGCCAGCCCTGTGCCGTCGGCGGCGTGCACGGTGAACAGCGCCGTATCTGCCGCCACTTGATCGCCCACTTTGTGATGCACTTCTACGCCCACCGCCGGATCGATCGCGTCGCCCTTGCGCGCGCGCCCCGCGCCCAGCTCCAGCGCGGCCTGTGCGACGAGCAGCGCGTTCACTTCCGCGACGGTGCCCGCCTGCGGAGCCGGGATCGACGCTTTCACGGGGGCTTGCGGCAGCTTCGAGGGATCGTCTACGACGCTCACGTCACCGCCCTGTGCCGCGATCAGCTCGCGGAATTTGGCGAAGGCGCGGCCATCGTCCAGCATGGCGGCCAGCTCGACCATTGCATTGGCGAGCGCGTCCGGGGACGTATCCTGCCGCCCCAGGCGGACCATGTGCCCGGCGACCACGAGGCAGTGCTCGCGGAGATCGGTCGGACCGCCGCCGCGCAGCGTCTCGATCGCCTCGCGGACTTCCATCGCGTTGCCGACCGTCTCGCCGAGCGGCTGGTTCATATCCGACAGCAGCGCGACCATCTTGCGCCCGGCGGTCGTGCCGATGTCTACCATGATCTGCGCCAGCTCGCGCGCCTGGTCGAGGTCGTGCATGAACGCGCCGGTGCCCACCTTGACGTCGAGCACGATCGCGTTCGCGCCCGCCGCGAGCTTTTTGCTCATGATGCTGCTGGCGATCAGCGGCAGGCTGGAGACGGTCGCCGTCACGTCGCGCAGGGCGTAGATCGCGCCGTCCGCCGGGGCGAGGCTTTTGGTCTGCCCGGCCAGCACGATGCCGTGCTCGCGTACCTGCTGCATGAATTCCTCGTCGCTGAGGTTGACCCGGTAGCCGGGGATGGATTCGAGCTTGTCGAGCGTGCCGCCCGAGAAGCCGAGGCCGCGTCCGCTCATCTTAGCGACGGGGATCCCCGCCGCCGCGACCAGTGGCAGCACCACCAGCGAGACCTTGTCGCCCACGCCGCCGGTCGAGTGCTTGTCCACCGCGTAGGGGATGATCGAGGAGAGGTCGAGCTGCTCGCCGCTGTCGGCCATCGCCTGCGTGAGATCGACGATTTCCCGGTGGGACATGCCGCGCAAGTAGACGGCCATCAGCCACGCCGCCATCTGGTAATCGGGGATATCGCCCCCGGTGAAGCCGTCCACGATCCAGCGAATCTCGTCTGTCGCCAGCTCGCCGCCGTCCCGCTTCTTGACAATCACATCTGTTGCGCGCATCAGGTTGTCCTTCGTAGAAGCCAATAACTAAGTATCGCGTGAGCGGAGTATATCACAAGGGGCAGGCGGGGCTGTAGCCTGTAGCAGTGTGCCGGACGGTATGCAACGCATGCGGCGGGTCTGTTTTTGGATGACAACGATATTCATTATTAAGCTTCATAAATTATTCACATAAATTGGTTTACTTCTTTTGCCGGCGCTCTATATACTGGAAGGGTTACTATCCTCATTCACGAAGGAAGCCACTTGATGATTCAGTTACGCAAAATGCTTGTGTTGATGTTCATCGTTGTGCTGTGCGCCGCCGAGGGGGGCAGCGTTTGGGCGCAGTCCGATGAGCCGGTGTCGTACGAGAACGCGTTGTTCAGCATCCAGGTGCCGGGCTGGCTGAGCGTGCAGGAAGAGACGAGCACGTCGATGGTCTATGCGGGGAATGACGCGACCCTGTCTGTGACGCAGTTCGCGCTGCCGGACGGCGCAGCCGAGTGGCTGGCCGCTGCGGGCGATGCGCCGGGCGTGCTGCTGGCGAACGTGATGCAGGCTGCGCTGCCGGGTGACGTTGCCGTGTCTGCGACGTGCGCAGACGTGCTGGGCATGCCGTGCGTGGACTTCACCGATATGAGCCACAGCGACCGGGTCGTGCGGCAGGTGAGCCTCTTCGCGCCGGATGGCATGCTGTACGTGATCGCGTTCGATGCGCCGGATGTGGACACGCTGGCATTGATTGATCCAGACGCTGTGCTGGCCTCGTTCCAATTGCTGAGCGCCGAAGACGCGCCGGTGTTGGTAGACGCCGAGGTGCAGTTCAAGGTCACGGCGAATAGCAGCATGAACGTGCGCGACTGCGCCTCGACCACTTGCGGGGTGGTGGGGCAGACGACGGCGGGGCAGATGCTCGACGTGGTTGGCGAGGACGCGGACTGGTACCAGATCGTGTGGGAAGACGGTACGGCGTACGTCGCGTCGTGGCTGACCACGCGCGGCCCGGATAACGTGGTGGCTCTTAGCGAGGGTTACATCGATCCCGCGACGCAGTGCTGGGTGAGGCTGCGCTCCACACGGGGCGACGCCGAATTTAGAATGGCAATCTCGGGTGAGTCGCGCGACGACGTGTGGGCCGATCTCTATCGCCCGAATGACACGCGGCCTGTGGAGGTATATGCTCAACTCGACAATACTTTCGTCGATTCCGACGAGGCCTACATTCAACAGGTATATTGGGGCATCTGGTGGACGACAGGCGTGTACCGTCTGGAGCTGAGCTACAACGGTCAGACCAGCCTGATCGGTTTTGAAGTGACCGACTCCGCCAAGAACATCATCTACATTGATTGCGACTAGATCCGCCCTTCAGTAACTCCAATCCAGCAACCGGCAGCGGCGCTCGAATAACGCGCCGCTGCTGCGTTTTCTGCCCTCCTCCCGCGTGCGTCCCAAAATGGTTTACTTATCAACTTCTAATTTGACACTTAGTGGGTGTAAGATACGATAAAGTTAAAGCTAATCTGATTTATGCGCCGTGACCAGAAGCGAGAGAACCGATGGCGACCAAAACACAATCTTCTTCCGATGCACCCCTGCCCAACAGCGGGATGCCGTGGCCTGCCCGCGCCGCCTATGAAGTGGGCCGAACCCGGCGCGCACGCCAGGACCAGTTCCGCAGCCAGATGCGCGTCTTTTGGAGCGTGGGCACCGTTGCGCTGCTCGGCGGTCTGCTGCTCATCTTCTTTAGCTGGCGCGAGGCCGGTGCCGCCAAAGACGTGAGCTGTGCGGACTTCCCCGATTTCTGCGTGCCGCTGGCCGGGGGCGACGCGAGCGCGCCGTTTGAGGATTACGAGACGGCAGCCTCGCGCACGCTCGACCAGGAGAGCACGGCGCCAGAGACTGTCACGCGTGGCGTGACGGACGAGGGCATGCCCTACATCGGCAACGCCGACGCGCCGATTCACATTCTGGAAGTGGCCGACTACGCGTGCTCGCACTGCCAGGACTATCACGACGGCGACCTGCCGGAGATCATGGACGATCTGGTGCTATCCGGTAAGGCGAGCTTCCAACTGGTGCTGACGACCGGCACCGGCGGCGCGTTCTCTGAGACGGCGTCCGAGTTCGCGCTGTGCGCGGGCGAGCAGGGCGCGTTTTGGGAAGTGAACGAGGAACTGTACCGGCTGGCCCAGTCGCAGGGCGTGTCGTCGGCGTTCAACATCTCGAATCTGTTGAAGTCCGGTGCGGACATGGGCCTGGACCAGGGCGCGCTGCGTGAGTGCGTCAGCTCCGGCAAGTACTCGACCGCAATGAGCAGCTACGTACAGTTCGCCAACGACAATGGCGTGACCGGCACGCCGACCGTCATGGTCAATTTTGGCGACGGCTGGCGCATCGTCCAGCGCGATTACGCCACCCTGGCCGATCTGGTAGACCGCGCCAACACCAACGCCGGATAGGTCAATCCGCCGCATCAGCCCGACGAGGCCCGCTCCGTGTGGAGGGGGCCTTTTTATTTGTTGGCCGTTTGGCCGGAATTCAGTACAGTGGAGAGGCGCGTATTGAAACCTGTATTTGAAGAGTGTCAGGAGGAGCTGTGTCTGAAAAAGCGAAGCGCGAAGTGGCTCAACCCGGTGGACTGGGGAGGACTGCCCGCGCCACTTATGAAATCGCTGCGTCGCGCCGTCAGCGCGACACGCAGTATAAGCGGCAAATGCAGGTGTTCCTGGTGGTGATCGGGCTGGCACTGATCGGTGGCGCGCTGGCTGCCTACCTGAGCTGGCACGGGGTCGGGTCAACCAAAGAGGTGAGCTGCACCGAGTACGAGACGTACTGCGTGCCGTTGGTCGGCGGCGGGCCGGTCGCGGCGCTCGAATCGGCGGACTCACGCACGCTGGACGGCGAGAGCAGCGCCGAGGCGAGCGTGGTGCGCGGCGTGACCGACGAGGGCGTACCGTTCATCGGTAACCCGGACGCGCCGATCAAGATCGCTGCAGTGGCGGACTATGCGTGCAGCCACTGCCAGGACTATCACAGCAGCGACCTGCACGCGATCGTGCGCGACTACGTGCTGACCGGGCAGGCGCAGCTCCAGGTGGTGTTGACGACTGGCACGGGCGGGGTGTATTCGCAGCTGGCGTCGCTGGTAGCGCTGTGCGCGGGCGAGCAGGGCGCGTTCTGGGAGATGAACGACGAGTTGTACCGCATGGCGGAGGCGCAGAGCGTGGTGACGGCGTTCGATCTGTCCAACCTGCTGGACGCGGCGGGCGATATGGGGCTGGACGAGGACGCGCTGCGGCAGTGCTACGGGGCGGGCACGTACAGCTCGACGCTGAGCGCGTTCGCGACCTTCGCCAACGACAACGGCGTGACCGGTACGCCGTCCGTGCTGGTGAATGTGGGCGACGGCTGGCGCATCGTGTCGCGCGACTACGTCACGATCGCGTCGTTGGTCGAGCGCGCCCACGGCGAATAGGCGAGCCGCAGCAGGCAGCCGTTTGTGACGGGTAGCAAGCGAAACAAACAGCGGGCAGATCCGACGATCTGCCCGCTGTGTTTGTCGTGCGTGGAACCGCGCCGCTACCCGACGGAGAGCGGGGTCGCGGCAGGCTCAGAGGATGCGCCGGACGAGAGGTCTGCGAGCTGCATCACATCGTAGGGCGCGCCGTTTTCGGTCACGCTAACGTACTGCGCTACAGCCCAGCCCTCGACGCTGCCCGCTTCATCGATGTAGGTCACGTACAGCCACGAACCGTCCGCGTTGCGCCCGGTGACGGTTACTGCTGCGCCGCCCGCAACCGCGCGCAGCACGCCCGCATCCGCGTTCGGCTGGCTGCGTAAGTTCAGGTTCACGCCGGGATCGAGCACGATCGTGCCCGTCGGGCCGGAAACCGGAGTGTCGTTCTCCGCCGGAGCGGGCGTGTCCTGGGTCGGTTCATCGGCGGCGGGCGCTTCGGTGGGCGGCTCAGGCGTGCCACCCGTGCCAGGTGCGATCACTTCGCCTGCCTGATCGCTGGGGATGGGCGGCAGTGCCATCAGCGAGTCGATTGAGGCGAGGGTCTGGCCGTTGTTCTCGACGCGCACAAAGCCCGCCGACACCCAGCACTGCACGGTGCCTGTCGCGGCATCGACCCATTCGACCCACAGCCAGATGTCCGTGAAGTCGGTGATCGCCAGTGTCGCCTCGGCTGCCGGTTCGGCTTCCGCCGTGCCGACCGGGGCCGCGCCGACGGGCGGCGCAATGCGACCGAGCACGGCCAACTGCGCGCCGGACGGGATCAAGCCCAACGACAGCGAGGTCGAGCTGGGATACTGGCGGCAGTGCAGGTTAGATCCG
This sequence is a window from Aggregatilinea lenta. Protein-coding genes within it:
- a CDS encoding DsbA family protein, which translates into the protein MSEKAKREVAQPGGLGRTARATYEIAASRRQRDTQYKRQMQVFLVVIGLALIGGALAAYLSWHGVGSTKEVSCTEYETYCVPLVGGGPVAALESADSRTLDGESSAEASVVRGVTDEGVPFIGNPDAPIKIAAVADYACSHCQDYHSSDLHAIVRDYVLTGQAQLQVVLTTGTGGVYSQLASLVALCAGEQGAFWEMNDELYRMAEAQSVVTAFDLSNLLDAAGDMGLDEDALRQCYGAGTYSSTLSAFATFANDNGVTGTPSVLVNVGDGWRIVSRDYVTIASLVERAHGE
- a CDS encoding SH3 domain-containing protein gives rise to the protein MIQLRKMLVLMFIVVLCAAEGGSVWAQSDEPVSYENALFSIQVPGWLSVQEETSTSMVYAGNDATLSVTQFALPDGAAEWLAAAGDAPGVLLANVMQAALPGDVAVSATCADVLGMPCVDFTDMSHSDRVVRQVSLFAPDGMLYVIAFDAPDVDTLALIDPDAVLASFQLLSAEDAPVLVDAEVQFKVTANSSMNVRDCASTTCGVVGQTTAGQMLDVVGEDADWYQIVWEDGTAYVASWLTTRGPDNVVALSEGYIDPATQCWVRLRSTRGDAEFRMAISGESRDDVWADLYRPNDTRPVEVYAQLDNTFVDSDEAYIQQVYWGIWWTTGVYRLELSYNGQTSLIGFEVTDSAKNIIYIDCD
- a CDS encoding DsbA family protein gives rise to the protein MATKTQSSSDAPLPNSGMPWPARAAYEVGRTRRARQDQFRSQMRVFWSVGTVALLGGLLLIFFSWREAGAAKDVSCADFPDFCVPLAGGDASAPFEDYETAASRTLDQESTAPETVTRGVTDEGMPYIGNADAPIHILEVADYACSHCQDYHDGDLPEIMDDLVLSGKASFQLVLTTGTGGAFSETASEFALCAGEQGAFWEVNEELYRLAQSQGVSSAFNISNLLKSGADMGLDQGALRECVSSGKYSTAMSSYVQFANDNGVTGTPTVMVNFGDGWRIVQRDYATLADLVDRANTNAG
- a CDS encoding DUF4342 domain-containing protein, whose amino-acid sequence is MSDKNNLEDARDKVEDALGEAKDRAEDAAGQVRDAAGQARDKAQDTYNQAKEGSRKYREEIEVEGRQLLDRVKELVQEGNVRRLIIKDENGKYLIEIPLTVGVVAGSILALGAPVMAALGALAALVAHVKIEVVREEDTPKK
- a CDS encoding thymidine phosphorylase, producing the protein MRATDVIVKKRDGGELATDEIRWIVDGFTGGDIPDYQMAAWLMAVYLRGMSHREIVDLTQAMADSGEQLDLSSIIPYAVDKHSTGGVGDKVSLVVLPLVAAAGIPVAKMSGRGLGFSGGTLDKLESIPGYRVNLSDEEFMQQVREHGIVLAGQTKSLAPADGAIYALRDVTATVSSLPLIASSIMSKKLAAGANAIVLDVKVGTGAFMHDLDQARELAQIMVDIGTTAGRKMVALLSDMNQPLGETVGNAMEVREAIETLRGGGPTDLREHCLVVAGHMVRLGRQDTSPDALANAMVELAAMLDDGRAFAKFRELIAAQGGDVSVVDDPSKLPQAPVKASIPAPQAGTVAEVNALLVAQAALELGAGRARKGDAIDPAVGVEVHHKVGDQVAADTALFTVHAADGTGLAQARALLARAVTVSAQPHEALPMFYDTIYGE